One window of Chloroflexota bacterium genomic DNA carries:
- the gatC gene encoding Asp-tRNA(Asn)/Glu-tRNA(Gln) amidotransferase subunit GatC translates to MKLSREEVKHLALLARLGLDEDEVERLREQLSNILENFEILQQVDTTDVPPTAHSIALENVLREDEAGPSLPADQILANAPNREDDFFKVRAVLE, encoded by the coding sequence ATGAAACTGAGTCGCGAAGAAGTGAAGCATCTGGCGCTCCTTGCCCGTTTAGGACTTGATGAGGACGAGGTGGAGAGGCTCAGGGAGCAGCTATCTAACATCCTGGAGAACTTCGAGATACTCCAGCAGGTGGATACCACTGATGTGCCCCCCACGGCACACTCCATCGCCCTGGAGAATGTGCTCAGGGAGGACGAGGCTGGGCCATCCTTGCCCGCAGACCAGATACTGGCCAATGCCCCCAACCGCGAGGATGACTTTTTCAAGGTGCGGGCGGTGCTTGAGTAG
- the gatA gene encoding Asp-tRNA(Asn)/Glu-tRNA(Gln) amidotransferase subunit GatA: MDLCRLTIHEAAQLLKRHEISSVELTQACLDRIKKVDDKVRAFVTVSDALALQQAKEADQRLSQGDGSPLTGIPAVIKDNICTKGIRTTCSSKMLENFIPPYNATVVMRLNACGMVMLGKGNMDEFAMGSSTEHSAFFPSHNPWDLTRVPGGSSGGSTVSVAADEAMYALGSDTGGSIRQPAGFCSVVGLKPTYGRVSRYGLVAFASSLDQIGPLTKDVTDCALVMNAISGHDPRDSTSLPHPPPDYTGSLIPDLRRLRLGVPREYFVEGMQKGVAEAIRSAITKLAELGAEIDWEVSLPSTRYGLAAYYIIAPSEASANLARYDGVKYGFSARVAESMWDAMEKTKQQGFGPEVKRRIMLGTYALSAGYYDAYYLKAQKVRTLIRREFDQAFEKFDALVTPISPTVPFKIGEKVDDPLQMYLSDVCTLPINIAGVPALSVPAGFVEGLPVGMQIIGKPLSEEALLRVAFAYEQATDWHKRRPAL, encoded by the coding sequence ATGGACCTGTGCCGGCTGACGATCCACGAGGCGGCTCAGTTGCTCAAGCGCCACGAAATCTCCTCCGTTGAGCTTACCCAGGCATGCCTTGATCGCATCAAAAAAGTAGACGACAAGGTGCGCGCTTTTGTGACTGTTAGCGATGCCCTGGCCTTGCAGCAGGCAAAGGAAGCCGACCAGAGGCTAAGTCAAGGCGATGGGTCGCCCCTCACCGGCATTCCGGCGGTAATCAAGGATAACATCTGCACCAAGGGGATACGCACTACCTGTAGCTCGAAGATGCTGGAGAATTTCATCCCGCCTTACAACGCCACAGTAGTTATGAGGCTGAATGCCTGCGGCATGGTTATGTTAGGTAAGGGAAACATGGACGAGTTTGCCATGGGGTCTTCCACCGAGCACTCCGCCTTCTTCCCCTCTCATAACCCCTGGGATCTGACTCGCGTTCCCGGCGGCAGCAGCGGCGGCTCTACAGTATCTGTGGCGGCAGACGAGGCCATGTACGCGCTCGGCTCCGACACCGGCGGCAGCATCCGCCAGCCAGCCGGATTTTGCAGCGTCGTGGGCCTCAAGCCAACCTACGGTCGGGTATCCAGGTATGGGCTGGTGGCTTTTGCCAGCTCTCTGGATCAGATTGGGCCTCTGACCAAAGATGTGACTGACTGTGCCCTGGTGATGAACGCCATCTCTGGCCATGATCCCAGAGATTCAACCTCTCTGCCTCACCCCCCACCAGACTACACCGGGTCGCTCATACCAGACCTGCGACGGCTGCGCCTGGGGGTGCCTCGGGAGTATTTCGTGGAGGGAATGCAGAAAGGCGTGGCAGAGGCCATCCGCTCCGCTATCACCAAGCTGGCAGAGCTGGGAGCAGAGATAGACTGGGAGGTATCTCTACCCAGTACCCGCTATGGCCTGGCGGCTTACTACATTATTGCCCCCTCCGAGGCCTCGGCTAATCTGGCCCGCTACGATGGGGTGAAGTATGGCTTCTCCGCCCGGGTGGCGGAGAGCATGTGGGATGCCATGGAGAAGACCAAGCAACAGGGGTTCGGGCCTGAGGTCAAGAGGCGCATCATGCTCGGCACCTATGCCCTTTCAGCGGGCTACTATGATGCCTATTACCTCAAGGCGCAGAAGGTACGTACTCTGATAAGGCGGGAGTTTGACCAGGCCTTCGAGAAGTTCGACGCTCTGGTCACCCCTATTTCGCCCACTGTGCCTTTCAAAATCGGCGAGAAGGTGGACGACCCGCTTCAAATGTATCTCAGCGATGTCTGTACATTACCAATAAACATTGCGGGCGTTCCCGCCCTTTCTGTTCCCGCCGGCTTCGTTGAAGGGCTACCTGTGGGAATGCAGATTATCGGTAAGCCACTAAGCGAGGAAGCACTGCTGCGGGTCGCCTTCGCCTACGAACAGGCTACCGACTGGCACAAGAGGAGGCCGGCACTTTAG